In Lactiplantibacillus pentosus, the sequence TTACGCACCTTGAACAAGCGGGCGTCCAATTCCACTTCGATGAAGCCTTACAGTCGGTATCAAAATCTGCTACTGGGCTGACCGCAACTACTGCTAACGGCTTAACGATTGAAAGTGACGCCATTGTTGGCGCGACCGGAAGAATCCCGAATGTTGAACACCTTGGACTTGAGAAAGTTGGTATTCAAACTGACCGTCACGGTATTATTGTCGACGACCATCTGCGGACAAATGTACCAAACATCTATGCTAGTGGTGATGTCATTAGTAAGATGCTACCAAAATTAACACCAACAGCAACTTTTGAATCTAACTACATTGCCGGCCAATTGCTAGGGGCCACCGCTGCGATTGATTATCCAGTCATCCCATCGGTCGTCTTCACGATGCCGCGGTTGGCACAAGTCGGGGTTTCAGTCGCCACGGCACAGGCCGATCCGGATACTTACCATGTCCAAGCATTACCATACGGCCAAGTACTCGCCTTTCAATATCAAAATGAGACTGAAGCTGATCTTGAATTAGTCTTTGACCAAGAAAACTACTTGGTCGGGGCCGCTATTTACGGTAACGGCGCACCAGATTTGATTAACCTGTTGACGATGCTGATTACCGACCGTGTGACGGCTGAAACGCTAAGTCAAAAAGTGTTCGCCTTTCCGAGTGCATCAGTTGGCATTATTGATATGTTGACACCATTACTGCATCGCGAGCACTAAATCGCTTTAGACCGTTTTGCACTAAGCGGAGCAACTGGTATGACACGAAAAGCTTAGTGATAACTTCATGTTAATGACAAAAGCAGCGCCTTCCATGATGGAGCGCTGCTTTTTTGGCCGTTAGAATAATCAAGAATGGACATTTTTATGCCCAGGATAAGCAAACGCAATTTGAACTAAGAGCTGCAATCCAGCGGCCGCAACCCAGATGACCAACCAGATAAAGCTGACCCAATTGATCCAAGCCGCATGAGTAAAGAGGTTAATGAGGAGTAGCCAGTTCATACCAAACAGCCAACCACAAAGACTCGTTTGGATTGGCCGCACCCAAATCAGTGGTGGCTGTGGTCGGAGTGGTGCAATGATAATTAGTGCTGCAGGTATTAGCATACTCTCGATGAGCGCCCCGTAATGTTGGGGGTCGGCTTGCCAGGCACTGATGCCGAAAATACCGTAATGAATGGGAATCACATTCAATAGTTGTGCGCGCCACAAGTAGAGTCCAAGTGGTTGGAGCACCAGCAAGATAAATAAACCGGCAATTAGCTTACGCATCTAATCACTGCTTTCTTATTAGTTAATAACGTCATTTTATCAGGCTATCAACTAACTGACTACCGTATTATTGTAAACTTCACGTAAAAACGCTGTAAAATCCGACTATGATTTGTTCACTATGTTTTCATAACGTGAATAATGGGAAAATATGAAAATAGTGCGTATAATACCGACTTAATAAAGGTATTTGGGGGGATTGCAATGATTTTAATCACGCTTGCCATGACAATTTCGGTCATGTTCTATCTTTATTTTTTAATCAATCTGGGGTTGATCAACCACTACCGGGAGCCGACCCGCGTCTATCTCAAAGGCCCAACCCCGTATCAGCTCTTTTTGATTATCCCGGTTCTGAATGAAGAGCGCGTCATTGGCAAAACCGTGGCCCAGCTCTCTAATGCACTCGATCAATTACCGGCATCCATCCATGCCCAGTTAATCGCAGTGGATGATGATTCTAGCGACCACAGTTTATTGATGCTGACTCAATCGCAGTCACCGTATTTGCAAGTTTTACACCGTGCCGCCAACGAACAGGCGGGGAAGGGGGCGGTCTTAAATACGGCCGTGCAGTACATTCACCGGACGTTGGCAACAGATGTTGACCCGCGCAAAACCGTCATTGGTGTACTGGATGCCGACGCATTTATGAACGCTTCGGATTTAACTCGGGTGGTTGCCCGTTTTGAACAAGATGCCCGGTTAGCGATGCTCCAAACGAGTGTTAGTATTTACAACCAACCCAATTGGCTCACTAAGATGCAAAATTTTGAATTCATGGGCGTTAATAACGCGACACAACAGCTTCGTAATCGCCTCGGACAAGGAATTGCATCGGGGAATGGTCAGTTTGTGCGCTTCGATTTGGCGTTGAAAAATCCGTGGGGCGATCGGTTACTTGAAGATTTGGAGTTTACCCTGCGAACCTGGCTGTTGGGCGGGACACGAACCGAGTTTGACCACACGCTGGTCGTACAGCAAGAGGCTGTCGAACAGCTCATACCGTTTTTCCGCCAACGCGTTCGCTGGTGTCAGGGCGCCGTGCAGTGTATGCATTACTTACCAGCGCTCTGGCGGTCACCATACTTGAACGGCTTTCAAAAAGTCGATACGAGCATCTGGATTTTAATGCCTATCACTGGTTGTATCGTCCCAGTGACCAGTTTAGTGACACTGACCATTCTGATTCAGCGTAGTCTGGTCCATTGGCAAGCTGGGTGGCACCATCTCGCCATCGGCACACTGGTCATGATTGCGTTAGCCGCTTGTTGCGTGCTAGCCGCGCTTTATCAGCGGAACTGTACGACCGTTCATCAGCCAATGTCCTTAGCGCTCGCCATTCGTGAAGCGTTAAGCTTTCAAGCATTCTTATTAATTATTAGCCTCACGCCATACGTTGCGATTTATCGGCAACTGCGCGGACAGACCGCTTGGGCCAAAACTCATCACGGGACGGTGATTCGACCACGCAAATACGCTGGACTTAAACGGTCGTATTAACGATAGGAAGGAATCGACTCATGAAATGGCTAAAACATTTATTTCAAACGATTGTTTTACTAGTTGCCGCGGGACTAATGAGCTGGTTATTGGTTGCAAATTTGGAGATTGGCTTGCCACGGTACACGACTCCGAGCACGCTGTTCATTAGTGGTCTAATCTTCTTAATCCTGATCAGTTCCATTAGTTTCGGCAGTTGGTGGCTCAGTCGGCATGGTACGGCCTGGTTGCTAAGTGTTTTTGTGGGACTGACTTTACTCAAATTACCGTTAATTGCCGGGCTGAAGATTCAGCCAACCTCGGATTTTTGGAACTATCACACGCTCGCGGCTTTCAGTGCGCAAGGGCTAACTTGGAAACAGCTCTGGCAACAAGGGGTCATTGGAAACTACGTCCTATTTCCACACGCGCTCAATATTGCAAACGGGTTCAGCTTAGCTGCGGCTTTTGGCGGCGATAATTATTTTGTTAGTCAACTGATTAATATCAGTTGTAGCTTGTTTGATATGCTGCTCATTTACTGGTTAGTCGCGCGCTGGCTTTCCCGTCAATTAGGCATTGCAGCAGCGCTCATCTTCTATTGTATTCCCGCATACTGGTTGTATGGAAGCTTGTTAAATGGCGGTGAACCGTTCTTCTTAACCAGTGTGTTGCTCAGCATGTACGCCCTGACACGCGCGTTAGTTCCACTTTCGACAACCACTCGGACTGACCAACGCTTGTTCCTCGGACTAGCTGTCATCGCAACGGTGGTGGCCAATATGCTACGTCCAATCATGGCGGTATGGGTGATTGCTGTGGCGCTTATGGCCGCATTTGTCTACAGTCGTTCGAACTGGCAGCGATTGCAGCCGCAATATCGACAGCTTCTGCTATATAGTGGGGTTGTGCTAGCTTTATTCGTCACGGCGACCAGTCTCGACAGCTGGCTTTACGGCATTCGAATCGCACCATCCCGCGTTGAAACGTTGTACAGTTTGGCGACCGGTACTGATCCAAACACTCACGGGACATACAGTGCCCATTTACAAGCAAGTGTTGATCATGAACTGCGAGTCGCACCAACGTTGAATCAGGCGTACCCACAAATCACGCGGCACTTGGAAACGACGCTACAGACTAATTTGACGCATATCAAACCACAGTTGGGCAACTTTGCAAATCAGAAGATGCAAAACTTCGCCCGCGAAGATTATGGTTACGACTGGTCGTTATATAATCTTAGTCCCCATGGTGGTGCGCTCAATCACAACTGGTTTTACTGGGCACCCATAATCGTGTCTCTAGCTGTCATTTATTGGCAAGGCATGTTGGTGTTAGCGTTACTCAGCATCATGATGGGGCTCTGGCTTCAGTGGCGGCACCATTATTTGAATACCTACTTGATGATGGCTGCTTTATTATTCGACGGGTTCACGCTAACCGCCTTACCACTGGAAGTGCAGGGGCGGTATCACGTGATTTTGTACTTACCAATTATCATGTTGCTGATTTGTGGGGTGGCCGGGGTCAAATTATGGTGGCGTCAACGACAGCATCATTTGACGATCATTAACGCCAGCAACAGTATCTCGGGGGCCTAGTCAGTTTGGGGCTGGTTTGTTGTCGATCTTCACTGGCACTATAAGATTCATGGAAAATATCGATTGTGGTCTTCGAAAAGCTTGTCGGGGATACGATCGATATTTTTATTCGCCATTAATTAAAACTTTTTTGATCAAACGCTTGCCTTGAAGTTACTTCAAGGTTCTATACTAGTAATTGTATTGAAGTCATTGGAAGGAGGAAACCGAGCCTTGTTAAAACATATTATTGTGGTTTACTATTCATGGTCAGGCAATACTGCGAAAGCA encodes:
- a CDS encoding dihydrolipoyl dehydrogenase family protein, translated to MANFDTIFIGSGHATWHAAVTLAQAKRKVAIIEADTIAGTCTNFGCDAKILLDGPFELTEQLKQYQGIGVNETPKIDWSQLMAYKQSVIKPLSTQMTAIFKQLGITVITGRGELTDAHTVQVAGTDYTADTIVLGTGQRPAQLAIPGAELMLDSRDFLDLETMPKRLTFIGAGIISLEFADMAVLLGSEVHIIEFAPSALPAFYQDHVQKLITHLEQAGVQFHFDEALQSVSKSATGLTATTANGLTIESDAIVGATGRIPNVEHLGLEKVGIQTDRHGIIVDDHLRTNVPNIYASGDVISKMLPKLTPTATFESNYIAGQLLGATAAIDYPVIPSVVFTMPRLAQVGVSVATAQADPDTYHVQALPYGQVLAFQYQNETEADLELVFDQENYLVGAAIYGNGAPDLINLLTMLITDRVTAETLSQKVFAFPSASVGIIDMLTPLLHREH
- a CDS encoding glycosyltransferase family 2 protein, producing the protein MILITLAMTISVMFYLYFLINLGLINHYREPTRVYLKGPTPYQLFLIIPVLNEERVIGKTVAQLSNALDQLPASIHAQLIAVDDDSSDHSLLMLTQSQSPYLQVLHRAANEQAGKGAVLNTAVQYIHRTLATDVDPRKTVIGVLDADAFMNASDLTRVVARFEQDARLAMLQTSVSIYNQPNWLTKMQNFEFMGVNNATQQLRNRLGQGIASGNGQFVRFDLALKNPWGDRLLEDLEFTLRTWLLGGTRTEFDHTLVVQQEAVEQLIPFFRQRVRWCQGAVQCMHYLPALWRSPYLNGFQKVDTSIWILMPITGCIVPVTSLVTLTILIQRSLVHWQAGWHHLAIGTLVMIALAACCVLAALYQRNCTTVHQPMSLALAIREALSFQAFLLIISLTPYVAIYRQLRGQTAWAKTHHGTVIRPRKYAGLKRSY